The window ttttcccagAGGCTTTCCCAAAAATGGCAAGTCATCAACCAGAGGAGCCTGCTTTGGTAAGGGAGTATCTCTTCTTGATGGATGAGCTGGCAGCCAGGTTTGGGGTGAGAGAAGACAGCCATAGGGTAGGAAGGATTCTGCCATCCCAGGTCTAGAAGAGTACTGGGTTATAGTCATGCTCAGCCTAAATGGTAGAAGGAAGGATTCTACCATCCCAGGGCTAAAATAGTGGGTTATAGTTATGCTCAGCCGAAACAGTAGATGGCCTGTGACAGGCAGACTCGGCTCAAGCTTTTGTTGGGGGTACCTTCAGCTGCCTTAGGTGAATGCTGAGACATTCCTACCACTTAGGATTTTGATCGAGTCCCCTCAAGCCAACTGGATAGTCACAAGCATTATAATCATGCCCCTCAGTGATCACTGCTGCTGCATACAGGCTTTCTGCAGCTGTGGAGAGCAGGGGTCACCCTTGGTTacggtgcctgggcttctcattgcagtggcttctcttgtggagcgtgggctctagggtgtgtaggctcagtagttgtgacacatgggcttagttgccctgtggcatgtgggctcttcctagaccagggagcgaacctgtgtcccctgggttggcagatggattcttaaccactggaagtcCACTGCTGCCCATTCCTAACGTCCGAGTGGAATGTcgaccagggaagtcaggagaaGGAAGTGGGCACAGAGGGCCTGGCTAGGGTCACTGCTTCTTTTGCATTCCCTTGAGCCTTGGTCCCTGATTTTGTGCAGTGGAGAAGATGAGACGACAGATGAAAACCCAGAGTCTCAAGAGATGCTGGAGGAACAACTGGTGAGGATGTTAACCCGAGAAGTCATGGACCTGATCAGTAAGTGGCGTGGGAACCAGGGGTCGAAGACGGGCCTTTTTCTGGAAAAACAGCTGGTCACTCACCTACATGTTTGCAGCAACACGGACAGACTGATAAGAAATAATGAACTAAATAGAGACTAGGTAGCCCTTAAGTCAACTTAAAGACACATTGTGAATTGTGAACTGAATCGTAGTTGTTCATACTAAGGCCAGTACATGAAGAAGTGGTTCAAATAGCAGGAGGAATTTGGATTAATGGTAGGAGTAACTTCCTAGCTTTGTCAAACGGGGAAACTTTTAATTCTTGGACATGCAGGTggttatatttcctttttattttttggttagtTCATTTGTTTGACATCCATAGTACACCAATTATACCTATGAGACCTCCACTCCCAGTCAGTTACTCTTAGGTCATTCTGTAATTTCCCTCCAGTTGATTGAACTTGAAGAGGGACCAGAACACAGTCTGGTCAGATGCTTCGGTTTCTATTGGTGAAGCCGACTTTGTGCCTGGACGGTCCTCTACTTTCCCCCGTCCTCGCCTGCCCAGAGACAGTTTGGGATCCACTGGCCTGAGATGGCTGTTGTCTGGTGATGATCAGCCCAGTAACGCTGCTTTCTTGCTTTAGCTGTGTGCTGTGTTTCAAAGAAAGGTGCTGACCACACTGCTGCTCCCCCTGCAGATGGAGATGGTAAGTGAGGCTGTTGCAGCCCTTGGAGGTCAGCCTTTAAGCTCCTTCTCCTCAATACTGTTACTTCTGTAACCAGGTCAGTTCCCGTAGAAAACATGTCCCTAGCAGGCTGGTGTGGAGGAGActttgtacatatacatgtagctTTCCCCCGTACTGGCCCCCTTGCTGTATTCTCCCAGCACCATCCCCTCACAGAGACTCTGCACTTGTGATCCCTCTATCCAGATTCTGGATCAATCCATCCAGAATGATTGTTCTCCTAACTATATGCTGGACCATCCCAGTATATTGTTGCTTttattcaggtctctgctcagatGTCACCTCTGAGGGGTGTCTTTTATGACTATCTTATCAAAAACAGCAACGCCAGCCTCTGGTCTCCTCCTCTGCTCTGTCTTACCAGCACTGATCACTACCTGACATCatgttttacttatattttatcaATTACCTCTCTCCCTCACTAGAACTTAACTCTCAACAAGGAAGGGACTTTGTCCTATTATATCCCCAGTAAGTAGGGATTTTGTCCTATTGCTGTTATATTCCCCAGTACGTAAATCAGTGTCTGCTGCAGTGGGTGCTCAAATATTGGTTCAATGATAAAAGAGCCTCAGCATTTGTGGCTTTTTAAGTAACTGTCCAGAAAAAATTGTTTTGCAAGTGTACAGTTAGGTGTATCCCTAGATCTGCCATGGGCCAGGCTTCTACACCCTCTCGTGAGCCTAAGGGGATGTCCCAGTACCTAGAACCACCAGTCAGCCCAGGATCCTCACTCTGCTTTACTCCAGGCTTCTGTCAGAAAGGACAGCCTCTGTTCTGAAAGGATGAACCTTAACATTCTGCTCTCTGCTTACAGATGAAGAGATGATGGCCACAGAGGTAGCCCCTTCGGCCATGGCGGAGCTTACGGACCTGGGGAAATGCCTGATGAAGCATGAGGTGGGTGGAGGGGCAGTTGAGGTTCTCTCCTTGCCCTGCTGGGGAGCCTGCATCCACTTTACTCACTTTCTGGTACCACCAGGAGGGTATCTTGGTAATATTTCTTCATATGGGAAAGGCACAAGGCCCCAGTGTTACGATGCTGGCGTGGGTCAAGGCTCAGATAAACACCCAGGCACAGCGCCACCAGGCCCCGGTGTTCAGCTTCCCCGAGCCTGGGTTCTGTCTCCTTCCTGTACAGGTTTTCTTTTCTATACTGATTGGTTCCTGTTTTTGATGGCCTGATAGACAtagcagaaataaacacatctCTTCAGTAGCTGCTTTTGTCATTTTCCTGCTTACCTAGTGAAACGCTAACCCCTGATGCATAATAGAGAACACTGTGCTTGAGTTCTCATTGTATTCCTTCATCCTTTTCTCTTAGGATGTTTGTACAGCGCTGTTAATTACGGCCTTCAACTCCCTGGCCTGGAAGGACACTCTGTCCTGCCAGAGGACGACCACACAGCTCTGCTGGCCTCTCCTCAAACAAGTACGGTTCCTCATCCCTCCTTCTCACCCCTTATGAAACGCTGGGGTCATGGGGATTGAATCAGTTGGGCGAACTGGGGTGCTGGGGCCTTCAGAGAGTCCCCCTTCACCCTGAGCACAGCTGTCTCCCCAGGTGCTGTCAGGGACACTGCTCGCAGATGCTGTTACATGGCTGTTCACCAGCGTGCTGAAGGGCTTACAGACACATGGGCAGCACGACGGCTGCATGGCTTCCCTGGTCCACCTGGCCTTCCAGATATATGAGGCGCTGGTGAGTGGAGAAAGCCTTCAGGCAGGATGGCTGCAGCTTGATTCCTCACAGGCCGCTTCCAGTCACTTGGGCCTTAATAAACTCAACGCAGGCAGTTGTCAAGTTGCTAGTGCTGCCCCTGAGACGTGGGTGTGGCAGGGCCCAGACCCATGCCATTGAGTGGGTTTATCCCTACTTCTCAGCGGCCCAGGTACCTGGAGATAAGAGCTGTGATGGAGCAGATTCCAGAAATTCAGAAGGACTGTCTGGACCAGTTTGACTGCAAGCTGTTGAACCCCTCTCTGCAGAAAGTGGCTGACAAGCGCCGGAAGGACCAGTTCAAGCGCCTCATTGCTGGGTGCATTGGGGTAGGTCTCACATTTTCCTTAGTGCTCCCAACCACCTTTGCAGTCGCCTCAGAAACCAGCTGTGGTCCTGCCCATTATGGTAGGATAATCCCTAAAGTAACCTACTACTCGAGCCCCAACATTGgttctttctcttctgtcttccacAGAAACCCCTGGGCGAGCAATTCCGGAAAGAAGTTCACATTAAGAATCTTCCCTCACTTTTCAAAAAACCAAAGCCAATGCCGGAGACAGATGCGCTGGACGAGGAGGGCGGCCTGGCCACCATCTTTGAACCCTAAATCAAGCTGTCGCGCATCCTTCCTCAACCTTTATTGTCATCTCTTCTTCCCCTGTGTAGCTGATCTCTAGGCCCCTCTCCACTGCCACCTCACTTTCCACCGTCGTCAGCCTGGAAAGAGATCCAGGGCTGGAGCTGGAGAGAGTGGGCCCTGTTTAGGGCCGGAAGTCATTGTGCTCAAGTATCAAGAGAGGGAGTCAGGGCTTACACCATTCTGTCTAGATTTCCCAGGTATCTCCCATCCTCTTTGGAGTTTTGCCTTTTCCCAGAGAGAAAAGCTAGAGCAGAGCGGCCCTTCTCCCCAAGCCCTCCCGCGCCCAGGCAGCCATACACCTGTGCAGAGTGGTAACTAGGGGCGCTGCACCCAGTGCTGCGGCCAGCCAGGCTTGCAGCAAGGGCTCAGCCCCGAACTACTTGTGCCAGAGATTTTCCTGGGTTGTTGCGAATTCCACTGAGCCCCCTTGCTGCTGGGCTGACAGGAACCTTCCCCATTCTCCAGGGGCGTATCTGGGTCAGGTGCTGAACTGAATTTGGCCAGTTCCCACTTTGTTTTGAGCAAGAATCTGGTCGCCTGAGGGGATCTGTGGCCTGAGCCACTGCTAAGCTCTGGGGACAGTAGCAAATGTCCGTCCCTTCAGGGGCCAGGGCTGGGCCAGGGCCTGTAGTGCTCTAACATCCCTTAGAGCTCACACGTTTTGTCCCCCCACGAATCCTCAGTGTTGTTTCCCCAGCCCCCAGGGTCCACTCAGACACAAGAGCCACAGTACCCTATCTAGTGTCATGTGATGTCACTGGCATTCAAGGATAAATCCAGACCAACTAGGCTATATCTGTGACAAGCAGCTAGCCACTGGTCTCCTCTCCTAGGACTAGCTGAGTCCAGGTGCCTTCAAAAATCTCATGGTCTTTTTCGGGTCCTGGTCACTTCCCTCATAGGccatttccagaagaaaaaaacatgCCTTCCCATCAGAGCCTATATTGTGAGTCTCCAGTCTGTTCTAGACATCACTGGATGGCCCTATAAGCAGAGGGGACAGGGGTGCGGGAATCAAGTTAATCTACACAGTGTTCACGTGCTCCCCACAGGCCTGGCATCAGCCCAATCCACTGACCAGGCTTTTCAGTGAGAGCATGGACTGAAGCTGCAGCTCTTAGCTGGTGTGGCCCCAGGTCAGGCGGCGGCAGGAAGAGGTGAAGCTGGAAAAGACTTGGCGTCCACGTAGCACCCTCTGTGGCACAGGCTGGGTCCGTCCCCTCTTCCTGGGTGGTGCTTTGGGCTTCCTGTCCACTGTGAAGGCCATCTCCGCATGTTTCCCTCCAGATTTACCAGCTGCCTACTCTTCTCTGTGGTGGGGCTGTGGAGGGTATAGTTGTATTTATTGTGTTGTAATATTTTTAACATCCAGTGACTTCATGCTAGAAGTTTTCTATTGTTTATATAACCTTTTTGTAGAAACATTTAACTGAAGCACATCTGCATGTCAGTAAAAATCTCAGTTTCATACAGAAAGGGCCCCATCTGCCTTTTTCAAGCCAGTGACATACTCCAGGGTCGCTGTTCCTCACGAGCATCTTGCCAAGGGGGCTGGACAGGAGGAACTGACTAGGAGACCTCTCCATCAGGCCCGCCCTCTGAACTAAGAATAGCACGCCAGCCGGAGGATTTCTCTCCATGACACGTAGACCAGGTAGTCCTTGCATCCTCAAGTGTCACTGGTGGCCGGTGGACCTAACCCAGAGGGGCTGTCAAAAGAGAACTGTTCTTCCTGCCTGCGTCTCGATGGCACCATGACTTGACTGCCATGGAACAGCCTCTTCTCTCAGGAACGTCCTCACCTATTCCTATCCAGGAAATAGGTGAGCAGCACGTACTGTTTTTCTGTGGTCTGCTTGTGCCCCCATTTGGCATTCTCCTGGGGCTTCAGAGGTACTTGGCCCTGACCTGCAGTCATGTCTGAGGCCAAAATTCCTAACTGCTAAATAATGCCAAATCTCTTCTGAGGTGGGGCCCCATGTTTCTGGATGGAAACTGAAGAAACGGTCTCCAAGAAAAGGATTTTTGTCTGGATGTGAGTTTATTTACACCAAGGCCTTACAAAGGCATAAAAGTCACATTTTGTGGCACATTTAACAAAATGTATTGACTGAAATAAAGCTGGAATTGTCCCCAGAAAACCCAGGCCCCCTAGTCTCTCTGGGCTCTCAGCAGCAGTCCTGCAGGGGCAGGGCAGAACCTGAAGTCTCCAGCTTGCCTCAGGAATATCCAATCCCAGCCATACCATCCAGCGTGGCCTTAGTCCATCTGAACCGCATCCAGTTCGTCCAGGAACCGCTGACACTTCCCCATCAGCACCTTGATGGCTTCACTCACCAGCACGTCTGGTGGCAACACCCCTGTGGACTCAACAGAAACTGGGGACCAGAGAGAAACGTGCCTTACACACACTGCTAGATTCCACATCTAACCTCCAGCAAACTGCGGCACCAAAGAACCACCACCGCCCCACCCTCAACTTGAAACTCACAGATATAATGGTCTCGAACACGCGCAAGCCGTACAACCTTCTTTAGCTTCTCATTCCGGAAGACTTCCCTGCTAAAGGTATCTAGCCGGGGATTAGCAACTCTGGCCACCTTTTTACCTAATGAAAACAAACCATATTATAAATACATGAGCCCACAACTTGAATTTCTCTCTGCTACCTTCAAAGGAAATAGGCTTTAGGGCTGGGCTTACATAGCATCCCAAATCTCGTACCTTGGATCTCCTGCACCTCAATAACACCAGGTGAGAAGCAGCGGCTCAGCTCTTCCGCCGCCTCCCCTTCCACAGGCTCCAGCAGGGTGATGTCTGGCAGGAGCCTGTAACTGGCTGTTGCCACAGGTGAAAACTTGGCATGATCTTTGCCTGGAGGAAAGACGGCACTCAGAGCCTGGGAGGAGACACTTCATATTCCCTAAGCTACTGAGCGAAGGCCCAGCGGCTTTCTGCCTGTTGGGAACATCTCAGCAGAGTTGATCATGGCTCACAGTGTAGTCAAAAGGTCTCACCAATGCCCTTGACACAGTGCATGAGCAGGTCAATCTCCTGGCCAGGCCGCAGCTGCGCAATGAGGATGTCGTCGTGCACCGGGCGGATGGCGCCCTCCGGGAAGAGGTCAGCCTGGTTCCCCAGAGGCACCCACGTCATGTGCCTGGTGTACACTGCGGGGAGCACATCACACCTGAGCCCTTGAAACGCGCCCACCAGGGAGcaagcccccctccccccgcagcCCCCAGCGTGCACCTCTGTGGTTGACATAGAGCTCATTGGGGTCAGAGGAGTCTTTAGCAGCGTGGGGGTTCCGCGTGCACCTGACCTGCAGCCGGAACTGCAGGGTGTCGATCTCTGTGCCGCCTTCGTCTCCTGCACAAAGGGGGAAGGTGGGGCTCTCTCAGCGCTGACGGAGACATCAGCGCCTGGCATATTCCTCTCATTCTCTTGGCAAACACAGGAAGGGCAAGGGTAAGTGTTCTCACAGAGAAGAGCATGGATGCACCCCAAGATTGGTAATGGACACAGGGTCCCAAGGTAGATAATAGAGGATTCAAACACTGGCAGTCTAATTCCAGAATCTCTTTCAGAGGAGCACAGCCCCACTTTTCCCCAAATGTCATTTTCTCAAACCCTCACCTTGGTTCCGATATTCAAAAAGACGGGGGTCAGCATGAATGGGGATGAGGCCCAGGCGGTGGGCAAGTATCTCATCCTGGACGATGGACGTGTTGTTGTACACCAGGACCTTCTCCACAGCCATGGTCGGCACCTGCCCAAGGAGAGAGACCCTGCAGTCCCCCCATCAACTCCCCCGTCTCCAGATACAGGGAGACAGAGACCTCATCCTAGGATACATGATGAAAAGTTTACAAAGAATGAGCAGGAGGAATGTTCAGCAACACTGCAAGAACACCACTTGAGACAATTCCCCAAGTGAGCCCCCCCCACAACCCCACCTTTGCCACCGTGCCCACCGATACCTCAGCTAACAGAATGCGCCGAAACGCATTGGCAATGGCTGCGTCGATTCCCACCATGTCAAACTCCAATGAGTTTTCATCCATGTGTACCACATCCACACGGAAATTCTAAAGGTACAGGAGAAACACTAAATGAAGCCTGTTTCTGTATACACAATACCTCCCCCGACCTGACATTCCCCTCAAAAACCTCCCTTTGCCCAGATGTCCCTCATTAGACCTTACTTTCTCCCCCAATCCTTCATTTGATTTTGGAAAAGCCTTCATTTTTATCTTCCATTCATTTAAAACCCTctgcagggacttccccggtggtccagttgttaatgcaaaggggacacgggttcaatccctggtccaggaagatcccacacaccatggagcaactaagcccatgaaccacaactactgagccggcactctagagcccatgctccacaggaAGAGAGGCCCCTGCAATAAGAAGCCCTCCCACGGCAGCTAGAGGgctgcccccactcactgcaaccagagaaagcccaggcacatGAATCAAAGGCCAGGCACAACCAGAAATAACACTTTTTTACAAattccttaaaaagtaaaaaaataaaaccttctgCAATATGGCTTCCAGCCACATTCACAGAGGCTATGTTACTAAGAACAGGCTCACACACTGCTCACCCAGTTGACACTACTCAATTTTTATCTTACTATACACCTCTGCTACACCTGGCACTGTTGAGAGAAGCCTATTTCCAAACTCGGCTGCCTTGATTTCAGAGCATCAATCTTCTCCTCCTCATCTGACCAATCCTTCTAAATTCACAGTCTTCTACCTACTATATAAATGTTACTGTTTCCCAAGTTTTTGTCTCTCTCCAGTGTGACctcatgagaaggcaatggcaagccactccagtactcttgcctagaaaatcccatggacaaggaggagcctggtaggctgcagtccatggggtcgtaaagagtctgacacgactgagcgacttcactttcactttcacacattggagaaggaaatggcaacccactccagtgttcttgcctggagaatcccagggatgggggagcctggtgggctgcagtctatggggtcacacagactcggacatgagaagtgacttagcagcagcagcagggtgaccTCAACGCTGCTCATGGTTTCAGCAATTATCTGTATGAACAActctttatatataaaatcagttTGCTGGACTTCACTCACAGGAAACTGAATGCCTCAACATTCCCCTTCCCTAGACTGATTTCTCATTGCTAAATGACCACCACGCATCAGAGCAGTAATTTTACACTCCCCGCGAACAGCCCATATCCAAGCAACCACCAAATTGACCTTTCATCTCCCCTGTGCTCTATTTCATCGTCACAACCTTCGTTCCTGCCTTCAGCCTCAACCTCCCTATGCAACTGTCACAGACTGTGCACAGCCCACAGGACAAGCCTCAAATCCTGCATCTCTAAACTTGCAGATATGGTCCTACTTGCTTAAGAACTCTTCCAGAGCTCCCTAGCACCTCTGGTGCCTAAAATACACTTCAGTCTTGCCTACCACTGAGCTGCTTGGACACTCCTCAGCCTCTGCTCCTTGTTCAAGGCTGAACTTAGATGTCATCTCCTTCAGGAAATCTTCCATACCTCTGCTCCCCATTCCCATTTTGAATTAAGTGTCTGTGTGGgatacccccccaaaaaaaaatcccgacctccaccccacccccatcatccTTTCTTGCTTCCAGCTGCCTTTGCTGCATTACACTGGAGTCATTTGTTTATGTTGGCCTCATCATACACAGACATTAGGCAAAAGGCAAAGCCACCTCTCCTTGTTTTGCACTGAATGAGATGATGAAGCATGGAGGAATGGCATCAGAAATAGGAATTAAGCCTTGATTAAACTTTGTGACACCTGTATAGGAAACCCTGACTAGAAACCCAACAGAGCTTGGCCAAGCATGCGCAATAAAGAGGCACAGGCTTCTGTACAACCTTCCACACCTGGTGCTTCACTCCAAGGGAAAATTAAGGGGGGGAAAAGGCTCTTAGTGTGGTGGCTTTAGGAGACAGACGCACAAGAGAAGCTGTTATAAAGTGCAATCAAGATCCTACCCATCCTCCCAATAGTAAATAGACTGTCCCTAATcaaagaagtcaagtgggccttaggaagcattactatgaacaaggctaggggaggtgatggaactccagctgaactatttaaaatcctaaaagatgatgctgttcaagtgcagcactcaatatgccagcaaatttggaaaactaagcagtgaccacgactggaaaaggtcagttttcattccaatcccaaagaagagcaatgccaaagaatgtccaaactactgcacaactgagctcgtttcacatgctagcaagattatgctcaaaattccccaagctaggcttcaacagtatgtgaaccaagaacttccagatgttcaagctggatttagaaaaggtagaggaacaagagatcaaattgccaacatcctgtggatcatagaaaaagcaagagaagtccagaaaaacatttacttctgcttcaatgactaaactaaagcctttgactgtgtggatcacaactgtggaaaattagagagatgagaataccagaccacattacctgcctcctgaaaaacctgtatgcagatcaggaagcaacagttagaactggagatggaacaatggactggctcaaaattggggaaggagtacatcaaggctgtgtattgtcaccctgcttatttaacttatatgcagagtactggctgaagcacaagctgcagtcaagactgccaggagaaatatcaataacctcagatatgtaggtgACACCATCCTAacggcagaaactgaagaggaactaaagagcctcttgatgaaggtgaaagaggagagtgaaaaagctggcttaaaactcaacattcaaaaaactaagatcatggcatctgatcctatcatTTCATAAcaaacaaatggggaaaaaatggaaacagtgacagactttattttcttgggctccaaagtcactgtggacagtgactacagccttgaaagacacttgctccttggaagaaaagctatgacaaagctagacagcacattaaaaagcagagacatcactttgctgacaaaggtccatatagtcacagctatggtttttccagtagtcatgcatggatgtgagagatggttgagtgccaaagaatcgatacctttgaactgtggttctggagcagactcttgagagtcccttagacaacaAGTAGATTAaacgatcaaaccagtcaatcctaaaagaaatcaaccctgaatactcattgaaggactgaggctgaagctgaagctccaatactttggccacgtaatgccaagagctgactcattgcaaacaagtgatgctgggaaagattgagggcaagaggagaagggggcgacagaggataggatggttggatggtatcactgactcaaaggacatgagtttgagcaaactccagaagatactgaatgacagggaagcttggcatg of the Bubalus kerabau isolate K-KA32 ecotype Philippines breed swamp buffalo chromosome 3, PCC_UOA_SB_1v2, whole genome shotgun sequence genome contains:
- the POLR1C gene encoding DNA-directed RNA polymerases I and III subunit RPAC1 isoform X1 produces the protein MAAAQAVEEMRTRVVLGEFGVRNVHTTDFPGNYSGYDDAWDQDRFEKNFRVDVVHMDENSLEFDMVGIDAAIANAFRRILLAEVPTMAVEKVLVYNNTSIVQDEILAHRLGLIPIHADPRLFEYRNQGDEGGTEIDTLQFRLQVRCTRNPHAAKDSSDPNELYVNHRVYTRHMTWVPLGNQADLFPEGAIRPVHDDILIAQLRPGQEIDLLMHCVKGIGKDHAKFSPVATASYRLLPDITLLEPVEGEAAEELSRCFSPGVIEVQEIQGKKVARVANPRLDTFSREVFRNEKLKKVVRLARVRDHYIFSVESTGVLPPDVLVSEAIKVLMGKCQRFLDELDAVQMD
- the POLR1C gene encoding DNA-directed RNA polymerases I and III subunit RPAC1 isoform X2 — encoded protein: MAAAQAVEEMRTRVVLGEFGVRNVHTTDFPGNYSGYDDAWDQDRFEKVPTMAVEKVLVYNNTSIVQDEILAHRLGLIPIHADPRLFEYRNQGDEGGTEIDTLQFRLQVRCTRNPHAAKDSSDPNELYVNHRVYTRHMTWVPLGNQADLFPEGAIRPVHDDILIAQLRPGQEIDLLMHCVKGIGKDHAKFSPVATASYRLLPDITLLEPVEGEAAEELSRCFSPGVIEVQEIQGKKVARVANPRLDTFSREVFRNEKLKKVVRLARVRDHYIFSVESTGVLPPDVLVSEAIKVLMGKCQRFLDELDAVQMD